The following are encoded together in the Diabrotica undecimpunctata isolate CICGRU chromosome 7, icDiaUnde3, whole genome shotgun sequence genome:
- the LOC140446738 gene encoding uncharacterized protein, with protein MFLHVFKIFLLVAIVIILIAVSPSSATDYKKCPETSHLRSLIYHNTLTGRGVIHVRIPGTGFFNAPITCLQITDINESFSTPVIEEGGYGKKYVVLRVDAVQPGEQLQYDVQIHVDQ; from the exons ATGtttttacatgtttttaaaatattcttgttGGTAGCAATAGTAATAATATTGATCGCAGTTTCGCCATCCAGTGCAACTGACTATAAAAAGTGTCCAGAAACCAGTCACCT ACGATCCCTAATTTACCACAACACATTAACCGGAAGAGGAGTTATCCATGTACGCATTCCAGGCACGGGTTTCTTTAATGCTCCAATCACTTGCCTGCAG ataACCGATATAAATGAAAGTTTTAGTACACCAGTTATAGAAGAAGGTGGATATGGAAAGAAATATGTAGTTTTACGTGTTGACGCCGTTCAACCAGGAGAACAGCTACAGTACGATGTTCAGATTCATGTTGACCAATAA